Proteins encoded within one genomic window of Haladaptatus sp. QDMS2:
- a CDS encoding type II toxin-antitoxin system death-on-curing family toxin, producing MADSFWYPSVEDVLTIHNDIVSEYPDTHSGIKNRGDIEFALNYIKEGHFETAPETIHKKAFHLLRLLVANHPFVDANKRTALNTVVVFYFLNGYRLEYNDEIRNILKQFGTDEATVDEAEVVDYLRSHTKEIDLAGEIEEWRADLIRYGLDELTGSSTDPND from the coding sequence ATGGCCGACTCGTTCTGGTATCCCTCTGTCGAGGATGTTCTCACCATCCACAACGACATCGTGTCGGAGTATCCGGACACGCATTCCGGTATCAAGAACCGTGGCGACATCGAGTTCGCCCTGAACTACATCAAAGAAGGACATTTCGAGACGGCACCGGAGACGATTCACAAGAAAGCATTCCACCTCCTCCGACTGCTGGTCGCGAATCACCCATTCGTGGACGCCAACAAGCGGACCGCGCTCAACACGGTGGTCGTGTTCTACTTCCTCAACGGATACCGCCTCGAGTACAACGACGAAATCAGGAATATCCTCAAGCAGTTCGGTACTGACGAAGCAACCGTCGATGAAGCGGAGGTCGTCGACTACCTTCGATCTCATACCAAGGAGATCGACCTCGCCGGTGAGATCGAGGAGTGGCGTGCCGATCTCATCAGATATGGACTGGACGAACTGACTGGTAGCTCGACGGACCCGAACGATTAA
- a CDS encoding DUF21 domain-containing protein, which translates to MNTYSILVPSLIAVVILLTLSAFFSSSESAIFSLPDEWVQTATDNSSNESHRLEQLRANPHRLLVTLLVGNNLVNIAITSIVTLLVARFLPPGFTVVIATLSVSVLILVFGEIVPKSYGLAHARSWSLRVARPVSYVERALGPLVAVFDIVTRWLTTLVGGDQHIEKSYLED; encoded by the coding sequence ATGAATACATACTCGATTTTGGTACCGTCACTTATCGCAGTCGTAATTCTGTTGACATTGAGTGCGTTCTTCTCTAGTAGTGAGTCAGCGATCTTTTCGCTCCCGGATGAATGGGTGCAGACCGCGACGGACAACAGTTCGAACGAAAGCCACAGGCTCGAACAACTCCGCGCGAACCCGCACCGACTCCTTGTCACGCTGTTGGTCGGAAACAACCTCGTCAATATCGCCATCACCAGCATCGTCACACTCCTGGTCGCGCGGTTTCTCCCTCCCGGTTTTACCGTCGTGATTGCGACACTCAGCGTGAGCGTTCTCATCCTCGTCTTCGGAGAAATCGTACCGAAATCCTACGGACTCGCTCATGCAAGGTCCTGGAGTCTCCGCGTCGCGCGCCCGGTTTCGTACGTTGAACGGGCACTGGGGCCACTCGTCGCGGTGTTCGATATCGTCACCCGGTGGCTGACGACACTTGTTGGGGGCGACCAACATATCGAGAAGTCATATCTCGAAGACTGA